A genomic window from Methylorubrum extorquens includes:
- a CDS encoding dihydrolipoyl dehydrogenase, translating into MRELSCDVAVIGAGTAGIAAHRAALDAGVRAVLIEQGPGGTTCARVGCMPSKLLITAAEAAQEAREAHRLGIRVGEVRVDGPAVLARMRRLRDRFVGSVFEGLDAFPDETRLTGRAVFEGPDCLRIDDHTRLRFKAAVLATGSSPSVPEPLKGLGHRVLTTDTVFEIEDLPASLAVLGAGPVGLELAQAMARLGVATSVFDPGDSLGGLRDPDLKRAAREIFSDAFDLHLGANVESGEAAGEGARLGWSGDAGKGDKTFDRVLSAAGRPPNVSGMGLEHTGVTLDDRGGPVHDPRSLLCEGASILIAGDANADRPVLHEASRQGRIAGRNAVRLARGEGIERPERWVALTMVFSDPQIAVIGGGFDPEADRRVGRADFCDQGRARVMDRAQGGVRLYAEADGRLAAAELIGPEAEHLGHLLAYAVQDGLDVRRLRDRPFYHPTLEEGLDTALSDLDDH; encoded by the coding sequence ATGCGGGAACTCTCTTGCGACGTCGCGGTGATCGGGGCCGGCACCGCCGGCATCGCCGCCCACCGCGCCGCCCTCGATGCGGGCGTCCGCGCCGTGCTGATCGAGCAGGGCCCCGGCGGCACCACCTGCGCCCGCGTCGGCTGTATGCCCTCGAAGCTGCTGATCACCGCAGCCGAGGCGGCGCAGGAGGCCCGCGAGGCGCATCGGCTCGGCATCCGCGTCGGCGAAGTGCGGGTCGATGGTCCGGCGGTGCTGGCCCGGATGCGGCGCCTGCGCGACCGCTTCGTGGGGTCGGTGTTCGAGGGGCTCGACGCCTTCCCCGACGAGACGCGCCTTACGGGGCGAGCCGTGTTCGAGGGGCCGGATTGCTTGCGGATCGACGACCACACCCGCCTGCGCTTCAAGGCGGCGGTGCTGGCGACCGGGTCCAGCCCGAGCGTGCCCGAGCCGCTGAAGGGGCTGGGCCACCGGGTTCTGACCACCGATACCGTGTTCGAGATCGAGGACCTGCCGGCCTCGCTCGCCGTTCTCGGTGCCGGCCCGGTCGGCCTCGAACTCGCCCAGGCCATGGCCCGGCTCGGCGTGGCGACCAGCGTGTTCGATCCCGGCGACAGCCTCGGGGGCTTGCGCGATCCCGATCTGAAGCGGGCCGCCCGCGAGATCTTTTCCGATGCCTTCGACCTGCATCTCGGCGCGAACGTCGAGAGCGGTGAGGCCGCGGGCGAGGGGGCACGCCTCGGCTGGAGCGGTGACGCGGGCAAGGGCGACAAGACCTTCGATCGGGTGCTGTCTGCCGCCGGCCGTCCGCCGAACGTTTCGGGAATGGGTCTGGAGCACACCGGCGTGACCCTCGACGACCGGGGCGGCCCGGTCCACGATCCCCGTTCGCTGCTCTGCGAGGGTGCGTCGATCCTGATCGCGGGCGACGCCAATGCCGACCGCCCGGTACTGCACGAGGCCAGCCGCCAGGGCCGCATCGCCGGCCGCAACGCCGTGCGGCTCGCCCGCGGTGAAGGGATCGAGCGGCCGGAGCGCTGGGTGGCGCTCACCATGGTGTTCAGCGATCCGCAGATCGCCGTGATCGGCGGCGGCTTCGACCCCGAGGCGGATCGCCGCGTCGGCCGCGCCGATTTCTGCGACCAGGGCCGGGCTCGGGTGATGGACCGGGCGCAGGGCGGCGTCCGCCTCTACGCCGAGGCCGACGGGCGCCTCGCCGCCGCCGAGTTGATCGGCCCTGAAGCGGAGCATCTCGGTCACCTTCTGGCCTATGCGGTGCAGGACGGGCTGGACGTGCGGCGTTTGCGCGACCGTCCCTTCTACCATCCGACCCTGGAAGAGGGTCTCGATACGGCGCTCTCGGATCTTGACGATCACTGA
- a CDS encoding SDR family NAD(P)-dependent oxidoreductase, which produces MDLGISGRVAVITGGDSGMGYASAEYLLREGVKIVLSDLKEKELGEAAARLAALGPVKSCQADLSSDAGALKLRDFAEQAFGETPTILVNAAGVTGATGDFLEIDDEGWMSTIQADLMAAVRMARAFIPGMRTQKWGRIVFFTSEDAVQPYVEELPYCAAKAGLMNLTKGLSKAYGPDGVLVNSVAPAFVASPMTDAMMEKRAGELGVSFDEAIESFLEEKRPGIVVKRRGRVEEVASAVAFLCSEQASFITGENLRVDGGAVLTMAS; this is translated from the coding sequence ATGGATCTCGGCATCAGCGGCCGCGTCGCGGTGATCACCGGCGGCGATTCCGGCATGGGCTACGCCAGCGCGGAATATCTGCTGCGTGAGGGCGTCAAGATCGTCCTCTCCGACCTGAAGGAGAAGGAACTGGGGGAGGCGGCCGCGCGGCTCGCGGCACTCGGCCCGGTCAAGTCCTGCCAAGCCGACCTCTCGTCGGATGCGGGCGCGCTCAAGCTGCGCGACTTCGCCGAACAGGCCTTCGGCGAGACACCCACCATCCTCGTCAACGCCGCCGGCGTCACCGGCGCCACCGGCGACTTCCTGGAGATCGACGACGAGGGCTGGATGTCGACGATCCAAGCCGACCTGATGGCGGCGGTGCGGATGGCGCGTGCCTTCATCCCCGGAATGCGGACCCAGAAATGGGGGCGGATCGTGTTCTTCACCTCCGAGGACGCGGTGCAGCCCTATGTCGAGGAACTGCCCTACTGCGCCGCCAAGGCCGGCCTGATGAACCTGACCAAGGGCCTGTCCAAGGCCTACGGGCCGGACGGGGTGCTGGTGAACTCGGTGGCCCCCGCCTTCGTCGCCTCGCCGATGACCGATGCGATGATGGAGAAGCGCGCCGGGGAACTCGGTGTCTCCTTCGACGAGGCGATCGAGAGCTTCCTGGAGGAAAAGCGCCCCGGCATCGTCGTCAAGCGGCGCGGCCGGGTCGAGGAGGTCGCCTCGGCGGTCGCCTTCCTGTGCTCGGAACAGGCGAGCTTCATCACCGGCGAGAACCTGCGCGTCGATGGCGGCGCCGTCCTCACCATGGCGTCCTGA
- a CDS encoding VOC family protein, with protein sequence MSETDAASPAVPPKGGVVAYLTLDGALRAAEFYRNAFGAEIVASVPPDEKGRTMHVHLVVNGTSVMLSDAFPEYGHPLQAPQAFSLLLPVEDIAVWWNRAVAAGAEVVTPYQEMFWGDVYGQLRDPFGVIWAMNQAKRPA encoded by the coding sequence ATGAGCGAGACCGACGCGGCGTCACCGGCCGTGCCCCCGAAGGGCGGCGTGGTCGCCTATCTCACGCTCGATGGCGCCCTGCGGGCGGCCGAGTTCTACCGGAACGCCTTCGGCGCCGAGATCGTCGCCTCCGTGCCCCCGGACGAAAAGGGGCGGACCATGCACGTCCACCTCGTCGTGAACGGGACGTCGGTGATGCTCTCCGATGCCTTTCCCGAATACGGCCACCCGCTCCAGGCGCCGCAGGCCTTCAGCCTGCTCCTGCCGGTCGAGGACATCGCCGTGTGGTGGAACCGGGCGGTCGCAGCCGGCGCCGAGGTGGTGACGCCCTACCAGGAGATGTTCTGGGGCGACGTCTACGGGCAGCTCCGCGACCCGTTCGGCGTGATCTGGGCGATGAACCAAGCCAAGCGCCCAGCCTGA
- a CDS encoding SRPBCC family protein — MSDADDPRDLVLTRLIPAPRRALWRAWTEPELVKRWFAPKPYTTPVAELDLRPGGSSLVVMRSPDGQDLPNRGVYLEVVPDTRLVVTDAYTSAWVPSEKPFLTVILTFADEAGGTRYTARARHWTLEDRQAHEAMGFEQGWGICADQLTEVVTGLS, encoded by the coding sequence ATGAGCGACGCCGACGATCCCCGCGACCTCGTCCTCACCCGCCTGATCCCGGCGCCGCGCCGGGCGCTCTGGCGCGCCTGGACCGAGCCGGAGCTGGTGAAGCGCTGGTTCGCCCCGAAACCCTACACGACGCCGGTCGCCGAACTCGACCTGCGGCCGGGCGGGTCGAGTCTCGTCGTGATGCGCAGTCCCGACGGGCAGGATCTGCCCAACCGGGGCGTCTATCTGGAGGTGGTGCCGGACACGCGCCTCGTCGTCACCGACGCCTACACGTCGGCCTGGGTGCCGTCCGAGAAGCCGTTCCTGACGGTGATCCTCACCTTCGCCGACGAGGCCGGCGGCACCCGCTACACCGCCCGCGCCCGCCACTGGACGCTGGAGGATCGCCAAGCGCACGAGGCGATGGGCTTCGAGCAGGGCTGGGGCATCTGCGCGGATCAGCTCACCGAGGTGGTGACGGGGTTGAGCTGA
- the argF gene encoding ornithine carbamoyltransferase produces MTTTLNGSGPHVRHFLDLKDLSAETLRGILDTSAAMKRARVKGQRAAERPLTGKMLAMVFDRPSTRTRVSFDVAMRELGGDTLMLTGKEMQLGRGETVSDTARVLSRFVDAIVIRTLDHGLVMELAEHAEVPVINALTKASHPCQIMADLLTFEEQRGSIQGRTIAWSGDANNVLASWVHAAARFDFTLNVAAPRELAMPPALVDWAKREGARVNATTDAYAAVEGADLVVTDCWVSMGDDDEHYRHNLLSPYRVDAALMKAASKDALFMHCLPAHRGEEVTADVIDGPQSVVFDEAENRLHAQKGILAWCLGEPA; encoded by the coding sequence ATGACCACGACCCTGAACGGCAGCGGCCCGCATGTCCGCCACTTCCTCGACCTGAAGGACCTCTCCGCCGAGACCCTGCGCGGTATCCTCGACACCTCCGCCGCGATGAAGCGCGCGCGGGTGAAGGGCCAGCGCGCGGCGGAGCGACCGCTCACCGGCAAGATGCTGGCGATGGTGTTCGACCGGCCCTCGACCCGCACCCGCGTCTCCTTCGACGTGGCGATGCGCGAACTCGGCGGCGACACCCTGATGCTGACGGGCAAGGAGATGCAGCTCGGCCGCGGCGAGACGGTGTCCGACACCGCCCGCGTGCTGTCGCGCTTCGTCGATGCGATCGTGATCCGCACCCTCGATCACGGCCTGGTGATGGAGCTGGCCGAGCATGCCGAGGTGCCGGTCATCAACGCGCTGACCAAGGCCTCGCATCCGTGCCAGATCATGGCCGACCTGCTGACCTTCGAGGAGCAGCGCGGGTCGATCCAGGGCCGCACGATCGCGTGGTCGGGCGACGCCAACAACGTGCTGGCGAGCTGGGTCCACGCCGCCGCCCGCTTCGACTTCACCCTCAACGTCGCCGCGCCGCGGGAACTGGCGATGCCGCCGGCCCTCGTCGATTGGGCCAAGCGCGAGGGCGCGCGGGTCAACGCCACCACCGACGCCTATGCGGCGGTCGAGGGGGCCGATCTGGTCGTCACCGATTGCTGGGTCTCCATGGGCGACGATGACGAGCATTACCGCCACAACCTGCTCTCGCCCTACCGGGTGGACGCGGCGCTGATGAAGGCTGCGTCCAAGGACGCGCTGTTCATGCACTGCCTGCCGGCCCATCGCGGCGAGGAGGTCACGGCGGACGTGATCGACGGGCCGCAATCGGTGGTGTTCGACGAGGCCGAGAACCGACTGCACGCGCAGAAGGGCATCCTGGCGTGGTGCCTCGGCGAGCCCGCCTGA
- a CDS encoding aspartate aminotransferase family protein has product MTSALLPTYARAPIAFERGEGAWLVAEDGDRYLDFGAGIAVNALGHAHPHLVEALTAQAQKLWHTSNLFQIPQGERLGQRLVDATFADVAFFANSGAEANEAAIKMARKYHAAGGHPERYRIVTFEGAFHGRTLATIAAGGQQKYIEGFGPKVEGFDQVPVGDLAALEAVIGPETAALMIEPIQGEGGLRVIASETLRRLRALCEAHGLLLIMDEVQTGVGRTGKFFAHEWSGVTPDIMSAAKGIGGGFPLGVCLATAEAARGMTAGTHGTTFGGNPLAMAVGNAVLDVVLGDGFLAHVERIDLLLTQKLAGLIDRHPHVFAELRGQGLMRGLKLNLPNTEFTAAARARHLLVIPAGDNVVRLLPPLIVGETEVDEAVARLEAAATDLEAQMRGAA; this is encoded by the coding sequence GTGACCTCCGCCCTGCTGCCGACCTATGCCCGCGCACCGATCGCTTTCGAGCGAGGCGAGGGCGCATGGCTGGTCGCCGAGGACGGCGACCGCTACCTCGATTTCGGTGCCGGCATCGCCGTCAACGCCCTTGGCCACGCCCATCCGCATCTGGTCGAGGCGCTGACGGCGCAGGCGCAAAAGCTCTGGCACACCTCGAACCTGTTCCAGATCCCGCAAGGGGAGCGGCTGGGCCAGCGGCTCGTGGACGCGACCTTCGCGGACGTGGCCTTCTTCGCCAATTCCGGCGCCGAGGCGAATGAAGCCGCCATCAAGATGGCGCGCAAGTACCACGCGGCGGGCGGCCATCCCGAGCGCTACCGCATCGTCACCTTCGAGGGCGCCTTCCACGGCCGCACGCTCGCGACCATCGCGGCCGGCGGCCAGCAGAAGTACATCGAGGGCTTCGGCCCGAAGGTAGAGGGCTTCGATCAGGTGCCGGTCGGCGACCTCGCCGCCCTGGAGGCCGTGATCGGGCCGGAGACCGCCGCCCTGATGATCGAGCCGATCCAGGGCGAGGGCGGCCTGCGGGTGATCGCGAGCGAGACGCTGCGGCGCCTGCGCGCCCTCTGCGAGGCGCACGGTCTGCTCCTCATCATGGACGAGGTGCAGACCGGCGTCGGCCGCACCGGCAAGTTCTTCGCGCATGAATGGTCGGGCGTCACGCCGGACATCATGAGCGCGGCCAAGGGCATCGGCGGCGGCTTCCCGCTCGGCGTCTGCCTCGCCACGGCCGAGGCCGCCCGCGGCATGACGGCGGGCACCCACGGCACCACCTTCGGCGGCAACCCGCTCGCCATGGCGGTGGGCAACGCCGTGCTCGACGTGGTGCTCGGTGACGGCTTCCTGGCCCATGTCGAGCGCATCGATCTGCTGCTGACGCAGAAGCTCGCGGGTCTGATCGACCGGCACCCCCACGTCTTCGCCGAGTTGCGCGGGCAGGGGCTGATGCGGGGCTTGAAGCTCAACCTGCCGAACACCGAGTTCACGGCGGCCGCGCGCGCGCGGCACCTGCTGGTGATCCCGGCCGGCGACAACGTGGTCCGCCTCCTGCCGCCGCTGATCGTCGGCGAGACGGAGGTGGACGAGGCCGTGGCCCGGCTCGAGGCCGCGGCGACCGATCTGGAGGCGCAGATGCGCGGGGCCGCCTGA
- a CDS encoding helix-turn-helix domain-containing protein has protein sequence MSVPFVNASVQGDLSAPPDRIFGQIPASGLDGIAFLDFAYETAGSSTHRVDGLLVGTWHGGWYGLSRTTLTFSGDSPTGSEPCDERTGEAFVLRGPGYAGRTLWSGQCRGRYLAFMPAAVERMIEAPLSHLRIDSITCDLTERMTVSHLLAALGQAASGHDSAADALLVDSVALAVLRASGALSSPPTRKSAALTARQARRVRQLVAERIDAPLSLGEMAAVAGLSEGYFVRAFKGTFGVTPYQYVLRERVTLAQSLIRSGTVSLSEAALRAGFPDARRMGRTFRKIIGRSPTESTRLQRA, from the coding sequence ATGAGCGTTCCGTTCGTCAACGCCTCGGTGCAGGGCGATCTCAGCGCCCCGCCCGACCGGATTTTCGGCCAGATCCCCGCCAGCGGCCTCGACGGCATCGCCTTCCTCGATTTCGCCTACGAAACGGCGGGTTCCAGCACACACCGGGTCGATGGTCTTCTTGTCGGCACGTGGCACGGCGGCTGGTACGGTCTGAGCCGGACTACGCTCACCTTCAGCGGCGACAGCCCGACCGGCAGTGAGCCCTGCGACGAGCGCACCGGCGAGGCCTTCGTCCTGCGCGGGCCCGGCTATGCCGGCCGCACGCTCTGGAGCGGGCAATGCCGCGGGCGCTATCTCGCCTTCATGCCCGCCGCGGTGGAGCGGATGATCGAGGCGCCGCTCTCGCATCTCCGGATCGATTCGATCACCTGCGATCTCACCGAGCGGATGACCGTCTCCCATCTCCTGGCTGCCCTGGGGCAGGCGGCCAGCGGCCACGACAGCGCCGCGGACGCGCTTCTGGTCGACAGCGTGGCGCTCGCGGTGCTGCGCGCCTCCGGCGCCCTGTCGAGCCCGCCCACCCGCAAAAGCGCGGCACTCACCGCCCGGCAGGCGCGGCGGGTGCGCCAACTCGTCGCCGAGCGGATCGATGCGCCCCTGTCTCTGGGAGAGATGGCGGCGGTAGCGGGCCTCAGCGAGGGCTACTTCGTGCGCGCCTTCAAGGGCACCTTCGGCGTGACGCCCTATCAATATGTGTTGCGCGAGCGCGTGACGCTGGCCCAGTCGCTGATCCGCTCCGGCACCGTCTCCCTGAGCGAGGCCGCCCTGCGTGCGGGCTTTCCCGACGCGCGGCGGATGGGGCGGACCTTCCGCAAGATCATCGGGCGCTCGCCGACGGAATCGACCCGGCTGCAGCGGGCCTGA
- a CDS encoding HlyD family secretion protein, whose amino-acid sequence MNAPLFRREVVEARRSAWLGEAQVIQPLAIRVVVGLCLAFAILVGVYAWLGSYTRRVHAEGLLAPDVGLITVASPLAGRVSASGVKEGDRVERGQLLFTIDLDAVSASGPTQERVIAQLGRQRESVERQRAARAAMATAEKEGLREQVANLEAQRAKIEEQLALQEKLVPPLKARADELADLVTRGFARAADFQSQNYLYLQATSQLAQFRQGGLQVEGKLGDLRAKLATFDETLARDLAELDRTAAQLEQQRAESEARRAIEVRAPERGILTSIRAQAGQTVAAGANLLTLLPSEGRLQANLFVDSSAIGFIEPGASVMLRYAAFPFQRFGLHRGTVTEVTRAPLEGDAQPEAARDTAKNAGKAGVYRIIVRPDADSVTAYGEPRRLEAGMRVEADIALEKRALYRWLLDPLYHVKRSVDLVTEGGVR is encoded by the coding sequence GTGAACGCGCCCTTGTTCCGTCGCGAGGTCGTGGAGGCACGACGAAGCGCCTGGCTCGGCGAGGCTCAGGTGATCCAGCCTCTGGCGATCCGCGTGGTGGTCGGCCTGTGCCTCGCCTTCGCCATCCTCGTCGGCGTCTACGCCTGGCTCGGCAGCTACACCCGCCGGGTCCATGCCGAGGGCCTGCTCGCCCCCGATGTCGGCCTCATCACCGTGGCGAGCCCGCTGGCGGGGCGCGTCAGCGCGTCCGGCGTCAAAGAGGGCGACCGGGTCGAGCGCGGCCAACTCCTCTTCACCATCGACCTCGACGCGGTCTCGGCGAGCGGCCCGACGCAGGAGCGGGTGATCGCCCAACTCGGCCGGCAGCGGGAGAGCGTGGAGCGCCAGCGCGCCGCCCGCGCCGCCATGGCCACCGCCGAGAAGGAGGGCTTGAGGGAGCAAGTCGCCAACCTCGAGGCGCAGCGGGCCAAGATCGAGGAGCAACTCGCGCTCCAGGAAAAGCTGGTGCCGCCGCTCAAGGCGCGCGCCGACGAACTCGCCGACCTCGTGACCCGCGGCTTTGCCCGTGCGGCCGACTTCCAGAGCCAGAACTACCTCTACCTCCAGGCGACTTCGCAGCTCGCGCAGTTCCGCCAGGGCGGGCTTCAGGTCGAGGGCAAGCTCGGCGATCTGCGCGCCAAGCTCGCGACCTTCGACGAGACCCTGGCCCGCGATCTGGCCGAACTCGACCGCACCGCCGCGCAGCTCGAACAGCAGCGGGCCGAGAGCGAGGCGCGCCGCGCCATCGAGGTGCGCGCGCCCGAGCGCGGCATCCTCACCTCGATCCGGGCGCAGGCCGGGCAGACCGTGGCGGCGGGGGCAAACCTGCTCACCCTGCTGCCGAGCGAGGGCCGGCTGCAGGCCAACCTGTTCGTCGATTCCTCGGCGATCGGCTTCATCGAGCCCGGGGCTTCCGTGATGCTGCGCTACGCCGCCTTCCCGTTCCAGCGCTTCGGCCTGCACCGGGGCACGGTGACGGAGGTGACCCGCGCCCCGCTCGAAGGCGACGCCCAGCCCGAGGCGGCGAGGGACACGGCCAAAAATGCCGGGAAGGCCGGCGTCTACCGCATCATCGTGCGGCCCGACGCCGACAGCGTGACGGCCTACGGCGAGCCGCGCCGGCTGGAGGCCGGGATGCGGGTCGAGGCCGACATCGCGCTCGAGAAGCGCGCCCTCTACCGCTGGCTCCTCGACCCCCTCTACCACGTCAAGCGCAGCGTCGATCTCGTCACCGAAGGAGGGGTACGTTGA
- a CDS encoding peptidase domain-containing ABC transporter, producing MSLLSDLQFGFRRRLPVVLQAEAAECGMACLAMVLGYHGRRVDLGSLRARHALSLKGMTLRNLMDLSGTMGLSTRALRVELPDLGRLRLPCILHWGLNHFVVLARVGRREIVIHDPARGRRRLSLAEASREFTGVALEVAPNQSFVRERAVKGLALSDLFRGMAGIRSAMAQILALSLGIELVAILMPIASQIVIDEVIVNGDLDLLLVVALGLALLLVLQLGLGVARSWAIMLTGTKLNYQWSGSLFDHLSRLPLDYFQKRHVGDVISRFGTLATIQKGITTDLVQALLDGLMSVGMLIMLFLYGGWLALVALAATALNAGLRIAAYKAYREGTEEAIVAEARQQSHFIETVRGMASVKLLNLRERRRGTWMNQFVQALNARLRLQRLDLVFGRGNEFLFGADRLILLVLGARAVIDQSMTLGMLVAFLAYRDQFSTRIGNLIQSGFQLRMLNVQTDRLSDIVMTEPEEAAAPMPAAVAPVAGPALLAGERPPVRGAGLRAVGLSLRYGDDEPWVFRNLGLEVPPGESLAITGPSGCGKSSAMKILMGLLPPSEGAVLVDGRDIRSGGLAAYRARIAGVMQDDGLFAGSIAENIACFDERPDPGWIRECAARAAILDDIARTPMGFETLVGDMGSTLSGGQRQRVILARALYRRPEILFLDEATSALDEPTEAVIAAALRDLKMTRVIVAHRPATVAHADLRYDFSADAPRVSAQATATAG from the coding sequence TTGAGCCTGCTGTCGGATCTTCAGTTCGGCTTCCGGCGGCGCCTGCCGGTCGTGCTCCAGGCGGAGGCCGCCGAGTGCGGCATGGCCTGCCTCGCCATGGTGCTGGGCTACCATGGCCGCCGGGTCGATCTCGGAAGCTTGCGCGCCCGCCACGCCCTCTCGCTCAAGGGCATGACCCTGCGCAACCTGATGGACCTGTCGGGCACGATGGGGCTCTCGACGCGGGCGCTCAGGGTGGAACTGCCCGATCTCGGCCGCCTGCGCCTGCCCTGCATCCTGCACTGGGGGCTCAACCACTTCGTCGTCCTGGCGCGGGTCGGGCGCCGGGAGATCGTGATCCACGATCCCGCTCGCGGGCGCCGACGTTTGAGCCTCGCGGAAGCCTCGCGGGAGTTCACCGGCGTCGCCCTGGAGGTGGCACCGAACCAGAGCTTCGTGCGCGAGCGGGCCGTGAAGGGCCTCGCGCTCTCCGACCTGTTCCGGGGCATGGCCGGCATCCGCTCGGCGATGGCGCAGATCCTGGCGCTTTCGCTCGGGATCGAACTCGTCGCGATTCTGATGCCGATCGCATCGCAGATCGTCATCGACGAGGTCATCGTGAACGGCGACCTCGACCTGCTCCTCGTCGTCGCCCTCGGCCTCGCCCTGCTGCTCGTGCTGCAACTGGGGCTCGGCGTCGCCCGGAGCTGGGCGATCATGCTCACGGGGACGAAGCTGAACTATCAGTGGTCGGGCTCGCTGTTCGACCACCTCTCCCGGCTGCCGCTCGACTATTTCCAGAAGCGGCATGTCGGCGACGTGATCTCCCGCTTCGGCACGCTCGCCACGATCCAGAAGGGCATCACCACCGATCTCGTCCAGGCACTCCTCGACGGGCTGATGTCGGTCGGCATGCTGATCATGCTGTTCCTCTACGGCGGCTGGCTCGCCCTCGTGGCGCTCGCCGCCACCGCGCTCAACGCGGGGCTTCGGATCGCCGCCTACAAGGCCTACCGCGAGGGCACCGAGGAGGCGATCGTCGCGGAGGCACGCCAGCAGAGCCACTTCATCGAGACCGTGCGCGGCATGGCGAGCGTCAAGCTCCTGAACCTGCGCGAGCGCCGCCGCGGCACGTGGATGAACCAGTTCGTCCAGGCGCTGAACGCGCGGCTGCGGTTGCAGCGGCTCGACCTCGTGTTCGGGCGCGGCAACGAGTTCCTGTTCGGCGCCGACCGGCTGATCCTGCTGGTGCTCGGCGCCCGGGCCGTGATCGACCAGTCGATGACGCTCGGCATGCTGGTGGCGTTTCTGGCCTATCGCGACCAGTTCTCGACCCGCATCGGCAACCTGATCCAATCGGGCTTCCAGCTCCGGATGCTCAACGTGCAGACCGACCGGCTCTCGGACATCGTCATGACCGAGCCGGAGGAGGCCGCCGCACCGATGCCCGCCGCGGTGGCCCCGGTCGCGGGCCCTGCCCTCCTCGCCGGAGAGCGTCCGCCGGTGCGCGGCGCGGGTCTGCGCGCGGTCGGCCTGTCCCTGCGCTACGGCGACGACGAGCCCTGGGTGTTCCGCAATCTCGGCCTGGAGGTGCCGCCGGGCGAAAGCCTCGCCATCACCGGCCCCTCGGGCTGCGGCAAGAGTTCGGCGATGAAGATCCTGATGGGCCTGCTGCCCCCCTCCGAGGGCGCGGTCTTGGTCGATGGCCGCGACATCCGCTCCGGGGGGTTGGCGGCCTACCGCGCCCGCATCGCCGGGGTGATGCAGGATGACGGGCTGTTCGCCGGCTCGATCGCCGAGAACATCGCCTGTTTCGACGAGCGGCCCGATCCCGGCTGGATCCGCGAATGCGCCGCCCGCGCCGCGATACTCGACGACATCGCCCGCACGCCGATGGGCTTCGAGACGCTTGTGGGCGACATGGGCTCGACGCTCTCGGGCGGCCAGCGCCAGCGGGTGATCCTGGCGCGTGCCCTCTACCGCCGCCCGGAGATCCTGTTTCTGGATGAGGCGACGAGTGCGCTCGACGAGCCGACCGAGGCGGTGATCGCCGCCGCGCTTCGCGACCTGAAGATGACGCGGGTCATCGTCGCCCACCGCCCGGCGACCGTGGCCCATGCCGATCTGCGCTACGACTTTTCCGCCGACGCGCCGCGGGTTTCGGCGCAGGCGACGGCGACCGCCGGTTGA
- a CDS encoding RidA family protein: MNSVKERLEALGLKLPKAAAPVANYVPYIRTGNLVVISGQICFGPDGTLDPAHKGKLGAEVSAEQGIAAARLCALNVLAQVQAAVGDLDHGVVQCVRLGGFINAVPSFSGLAPIMNGASDLMVEILGDRGRHARSTVGVAELPLDAAVEVEAMFEVA; the protein is encoded by the coding sequence ATGAACTCGGTCAAGGAACGTCTGGAAGCGCTCGGCCTGAAGCTGCCGAAGGCGGCGGCCCCGGTCGCGAACTACGTGCCCTATATCCGCACCGGCAACCTCGTCGTCATTTCCGGCCAGATCTGCTTCGGGCCGGACGGCACCCTCGACCCGGCCCACAAGGGCAAGCTCGGTGCCGAGGTTTCGGCCGAGCAGGGTATCGCGGCGGCCCGGCTCTGCGCGCTCAACGTGCTGGCCCAGGTCCAGGCGGCGGTGGGCGACCTCGACCACGGCGTCGTGCAATGCGTGCGGCTCGGCGGCTTCATCAACGCGGTGCCGAGTTTTTCGGGTCTTGCCCCGATCATGAACGGCGCCTCGGACCTGATGGTCGAGATTTTGGGCGACCGCGGCCGCCATGCCCGCTCGACGGTGGGTGTGGCCGAGCTTCCCCTCGACGCCGCCGTCGAGGTCGAGGCGATGTTCGAGGTCGCGTGA